The following are encoded together in the Acidaminococcales bacterium genome:
- a CDS encoding rod shape-determining protein, whose product MFGIFNSFSKDLGIDLGTANTLVYLKGRGIIIREPSVVAIQKDSNELLAVGEEAKKMLGKTPGNIVASRPMKDGVIADFDTASSMLKYFIKKANGGNRLVRPRVVVGVPSGGTEVEKRAVIDATIQAGAREAHLIEEPMAAAIGAGLPVQEPTGSMVVDIGGGTTEVAVISLGGIVTSHSIPIGGYKMDEAIVQYIKKANNLMIGERTAEEAKINIGSAIAPDVEENYEIRGLDLMQGLPRTIVVSAKQVQQALSEPVSRIIEAVKNTLERTPPELAADIMDRGIVMTGGSSMLRKLDKLLSNETGMPVYLSEEALDCVVLGTGKAVERIDVYSKGFIASRHS is encoded by the coding sequence ATGTTTGGCATATTTAATTCTTTTTCCAAGGATTTAGGCATAGATCTTGGCACGGCCAATACCTTGGTATATCTTAAAGGGCGGGGGATCATCATCCGCGAGCCGTCAGTCGTCGCCATTCAAAAAGACAGCAACGAACTTTTGGCGGTAGGGGAGGAAGCCAAGAAGATGCTGGGCAAAACGCCCGGCAACATCGTGGCGAGCAGGCCGATGAAAGACGGCGTGATCGCGGATTTTGACACGGCATCTTCCATGCTGAAATACTTTATCAAAAAAGCCAACGGGGGCAACCGGCTTGTTCGGCCGCGGGTGGTCGTGGGCGTCCCGTCGGGCGGGACGGAAGTGGAAAAGCGCGCGGTCATCGACGCGACGATTCAAGCGGGCGCCCGCGAGGCGCATCTCATCGAGGAGCCAATGGCGGCGGCCATTGGCGCCGGGCTGCCCGTACAGGAACCGACCGGCAGCATGGTGGTCGATATCGGCGGCGGCACGACGGAAGTGGCGGTCATTTCCCTCGGCGGCATAGTGACAAGCCATTCCATCCCGATCGGGGGCTATAAAATGGACGAGGCGATCGTGCAATATATCAAAAAGGCAAACAACCTCATGATCGGCGAGCGCACTGCGGAGGAGGCCAAGATCAATATCGGGTCGGCGATTGCGCCGGACGTGGAGGAAAACTATGAAATACGCGGCCTCGATTTGATGCAGGGCCTGCCCAGGACGATAGTGGTCAGCGCCAAGCAAGTGCAGCAGGCGCTTAGCGAGCCTGTGTCCAGGATCATCGAAGCGGTGAAAAACACCCTGGAACGCACCCCGCCGGAGTTGGCGGCCGACATAATGGACAGGGGCATCGTCATGACCGGCGGCTCGTCCATGCTGCGCAAACTTGACAAACTTTTGAGCAACGAAACAGGCATGCCGGTCTACTTGTCGGAGGAGGCTTTAGATTGCGTGGTCCTTGGCACGGGCAAGGCGGTTGAGCGCATTGACGTTTACAGCAAAGGGTTTATAGCGTCGCGGCATAGTTAG
- the radC gene encoding DNA repair protein RadC: MSIKKLPPDDRPREKIWAKGVGALSNAELLAVLLRTGGRDRSALDIARALAATPEQFARLKLMKPAELALEKGIGPAKAVTVVAALELGRRLAHGDGQERLSVGGTADAVALLAPKLRYEEKEVFLALMLGAKGQVLAIEKIAQGSLLSSVVLPRDIFQAAIMHRAAAVIVAHNHPSGNPKPSGADRELTRRAVGAGGIMGIAVIDHIIIGEGKYYSFSEQGLI; the protein is encoded by the coding sequence TTGAGTATAAAAAAACTGCCGCCCGATGACCGCCCCCGGGAGAAGATATGGGCAAAAGGCGTGGGCGCGCTCTCCAACGCCGAACTTTTGGCGGTGCTTTTGCGCACGGGCGGACGGGACAGGTCCGCGCTCGACATTGCCAGGGCGCTGGCCGCGACCCCGGAACAATTTGCGCGCCTGAAGCTGATGAAGCCGGCGGAATTGGCCTTGGAAAAAGGCATAGGGCCGGCCAAAGCGGTCACCGTAGTCGCGGCCCTGGAACTGGGGAGGCGCCTGGCGCACGGGGATGGGCAGGAACGGCTGTCGGTCGGCGGCACGGCGGACGCGGTGGCGCTTTTGGCGCCTAAACTCAGGTATGAAGAAAAAGAAGTATTTTTGGCGCTTATGTTAGGGGCCAAAGGGCAAGTGCTGGCCATTGAGAAAATCGCGCAAGGGTCTTTGCTCTCCTCGGTGGTACTGCCGCGCGACATATTCCAGGCGGCCATCATGCACCGCGCCGCCGCCGTCATTGTCGCGCACAACCATCCGTCGGGCAACCCCAAGCCAAGCGGCGCGGACAGAGAACTGACGCGCCGGGCCGTTGGCGCGGGGGGCATAATGGGCATAGCGGTCATCGACCATATCATAATCGGCGAAGGCAAATATTACAGCTTCAGCGAGCAAGGGCTTATTTAA
- a CDS encoding Maf family protein: MKIFLASASPRRKALLEQIGLDFAVSESDFAEFPPGAFAPEELVRKNAAGKAAGAKLGKGAPVLAADTVVTLDGAVLGKPGGKREAAAMLKMISGRRHRVLTGVCLCVQERAWEFVETTDVYMRELADEEIDAYAATGEPLDKAGAYAIQGMGALFVTRVEGCYFNVVGLPLAGLFNLLKEAGIAFEYKKTAAR, encoded by the coding sequence ATGAAGATTTTCCTGGCTTCAGCCTCGCCGCGCCGCAAGGCGCTGCTTGAACAGATAGGGCTGGACTTTGCCGTGTCCGAGAGCGATTTCGCGGAATTTCCCCCGGGCGCGTTCGCGCCGGAGGAACTTGTGCGAAAAAACGCCGCCGGCAAGGCGGCCGGCGCCAAATTGGGAAAAGGCGCGCCCGTGCTTGCCGCCGACACGGTAGTAACGCTTGACGGCGCCGTCCTTGGCAAACCGGGCGGGAAGCGGGAAGCGGCCGCCATGCTGAAAATGATTTCAGGCCGCCGGCACCGGGTCCTGACCGGCGTGTGCCTTTGCGTCCAAGAAAGGGCGTGGGAATTTGTGGAAACAACGGATGTTTATATGCGCGAGCTTGCCGACGAGGAAATAGACGCTTACGCGGCGACGGGGGAACCTTTGGACAAAGCCGGGGCTTACGCGATACAGGGGATGGGCGCTCTTTTCGTTACCCGTGTGGAAGGATGCTATTTCAATGTGGTGGGGCTTCCTTTGGCGGGGCTTTTTAATTTGCTGAAAGAGGCTGGGATTGCTTTTGAGTATAAAAAAACTGCCGCCCGATGA
- a CDS encoding biotin/lipoyl-binding protein: MRKFNVTVNGQSYEVDVDEIGGAAPAPRAAAPKAAAPAAAPAPAAAPAPAPAPAAAAPKAAVPAGASTVKAPMPGKILEIKVKVGDKITRGQVLLVMESMKMQNDIPSPSEGTVTSVNTTVGASVASGDVLVVLG; the protein is encoded by the coding sequence ATGAGAAAATTTAACGTAACTGTTAATGGTCAGTCCTATGAAGTAGACGTGGATGAAATCGGTGGGGCGGCGCCCGCCCCCAGAGCGGCAGCGCCCAAAGCGGCGGCTCCGGCCGCGGCTCCTGCTCCGGCGGCAGCTCCGGCTCCGGCTCCGGCTCCGGCTGCGGCAGCGCCCAAAGCGGCGGTTCCGGCTGGCGCCTCGACTGTCAAGGCTCCCATGCCCGGCAAAATACTCGAGATCAAAGTCAAGGTTGGCGACAAAATAACCCGCGGGCAGGTACTTTTGGTGATGGAATCGATGAAGATGCAAAACGACATCCCTTCGCCGTCGGAAGGAACTGTAACGTCCGTCAACACTACGGTGGGCGCGAGCGTCGCGTCCGGCGACGTATTGGTTGTATTGGGCTGA
- a CDS encoding methylmalonyl-CoA carboxyltransferase — translation MSTQARIEDLKKRAAKILAAGGQKRVDKQHESGKLTARERIDILLDQGSFVELDRFVAHRCTNFGQEKKELPGEGVTTGYGTIDGRLVYVFAQDFTVEGGSLGEMHAAKIVKVLNLALKMGAPVVGLNDSGGARIQEAVDALAGYGKIFFANTIASGVVPQISAIMGPSAGGAVYSPALTDFVYMVKNSSKMFITGPEVVKSVTGEVVTQEALGGAMTHNSTSGVAHFAAENDEDCLKQIRHLLSFLPSNNLEPAPIVETGDDPQRTDPALNALLPDNSNMAYDMKDVIKSIVDNGEFYESQQYFAQNIITCFARMDGQTVGIIANQPKVMAGCLDYNAADKASRFIRFCDAFNIALLNLVDVPGFLPGVQQEYGGIIRKGAKMLYAYSEATVAKVTLVTRKAYGGSYLAMCSQDLGADQVIAWPTAEIAVMGPAGAANIIFKNDPDVKAKTEEYVVNFATPYQAAIRGFVDLVIEPKDSRPAIINALHMLESKRESRPAKRHGNIPL, via the coding sequence TTGTCAACTCAAGCAAGGATTGAGGATTTAAAAAAGCGCGCGGCGAAAATACTTGCCGCGGGCGGCCAGAAACGCGTCGACAAACAGCACGAAAGCGGTAAGCTTACCGCGCGCGAAAGGATCGACATACTTTTGGACCAGGGCAGTTTCGTGGAACTGGATCGTTTTGTCGCCCACCGCTGCACGAATTTTGGCCAGGAGAAAAAAGAACTGCCGGGCGAAGGCGTAACGACGGGCTATGGCACCATCGACGGACGGCTTGTCTATGTGTTTGCCCAAGATTTTACGGTGGAAGGCGGCTCGCTGGGCGAAATGCACGCGGCCAAAATCGTCAAGGTGCTTAATCTCGCCCTCAAGATGGGCGCTCCGGTAGTCGGCCTCAACGACTCGGGCGGCGCGCGCATTCAAGAAGCGGTGGACGCCTTGGCCGGTTACGGCAAAATATTCTTTGCCAATACCATCGCCTCCGGCGTCGTGCCGCAGATATCGGCCATTATGGGCCCATCCGCCGGCGGCGCGGTATATTCGCCGGCCCTTACCGACTTTGTCTATATGGTCAAAAACTCCAGCAAAATGTTCATAACCGGCCCGGAAGTCGTAAAATCCGTAACGGGCGAAGTGGTAACGCAAGAAGCCCTGGGCGGCGCCATGACGCACAACAGCACCTCCGGCGTCGCGCATTTCGCGGCGGAAAACGACGAGGACTGCCTGAAACAGATAAGGCACCTTCTGAGCTTTTTGCCCAGCAACAACCTCGAGCCGGCGCCGATCGTGGAGACCGGCGACGACCCGCAGAGGACCGACCCCGCCCTCAATGCCTTGCTGCCGGACAATTCCAACATGGCCTACGACATGAAAGACGTGATCAAGAGCATAGTGGACAACGGCGAATTCTACGAATCGCAGCAATATTTCGCGCAAAACATCATTACTTGCTTCGCGCGCATGGACGGGCAGACCGTTGGCATCATCGCCAACCAGCCGAAAGTCATGGCCGGCTGCCTTGATTACAACGCCGCCGACAAGGCCTCGCGCTTCATCCGTTTCTGCGACGCTTTCAACATCGCGCTTTTGAACCTCGTGGACGTGCCGGGCTTTTTGCCGGGCGTCCAACAAGAATACGGCGGCATCATCCGCAAAGGCGCGAAGATGCTGTACGCTTATTCGGAAGCTACCGTGGCCAAAGTTACGCTGGTTACCAGAAAAGCCTACGGCGGTTCTTACCTGGCCATGTGTTCGCAGGATTTGGGCGCGGACCAGGTAATTGCCTGGCCGACGGCGGAAATCGCGGTTATGGGGCCGGCCGGCGCGGCCAACATCATATTCAAGAACGACCCTGACGTGAAAGCCAAGACCGAAGAATATGTCGTCAACTTCGCCACCCCCTACCAAGCGGCCATACGCGGCTTCGTCGATTTGGTCATTGAGCCGAAGGACAGCCGCCCGGCTATCATCAACGCCCTGCACATGCTGGAATCCAAGCGTGAATCCCGCCCGGCCAAACGGCACGGGAACATTCCGCTTTAA